In one Verrucomicrobiota bacterium JB022 genomic region, the following are encoded:
- a CDS encoding PEP-CTERM sorting domain-containing protein (PEP-CTERM proteins occur, often in large numbers, in the proteomes of bacteria that also encode an exosortase, a predicted intramembrane cysteine proteinase. The presence of a PEP-CTERM domain at a protein's C-terminus predicts cleavage within the sorting domain, followed by covalent anchoring to some some component of the (usually Gram-negative) cell surface. Many PEP-CTERM proteins exhibit an unusual sequence composition that includes large numbers of potential glycosylation sites. Expression of one such protein has been shown restore the ability of a bacterium to form floc, a type of biofilm.): MYSLKSLIVSTVSLLAAAASVHAAVVLSPESVLRNDFGSFSASFPIERTINQTGLTAGSTFESGVTDYDTYVASNPTHTAHDTSFAAWYGASFAPQNGIIDFDLGDTYTIESLAFFSNPLRAMQSITIYTSNDPLFTASTQVGTFVPYYSGSGSELAPLQNINLVDTVAQYVRFDVSGYYGNNVGMGEVAFGVVPEPTTYAMLAGAAGLGLVMLRRRRQS, encoded by the coding sequence ATGTATTCCCTAAAATCGCTCATCGTCTCTACCGTCTCTCTCCTGGCTGCCGCCGCGTCCGTCCACGCCGCCGTCGTGCTGTCTCCGGAATCAGTGTTGCGCAACGACTTCGGCAGCTTCAGCGCCAGCTTCCCGATTGAACGCACGATCAATCAAACGGGTCTCACGGCTGGCTCGACCTTTGAGTCCGGGGTAACGGACTACGACACCTACGTCGCTTCCAATCCCACGCACACTGCTCACGATACCTCCTTCGCCGCCTGGTACGGTGCTTCGTTTGCGCCGCAGAACGGCATTATCGATTTCGACCTCGGCGATACTTACACGATCGAGTCGCTGGCCTTCTTCTCGAATCCGTTGCGGGCGATGCAGTCGATCACCATCTATACCTCCAACGATCCGTTGTTTACTGCCAGCACGCAGGTCGGCACCTTTGTGCCCTATTATTCGGGTTCGGGTTCCGAACTCGCTCCGTTGCAGAACATCAATCTGGTGGACACGGTGGCGCAATATGTCCGCTTCGACGTCAGCGGCTATTACGGCAACAACGTGGGCATGGGCGAAGTCGCCTTCGGCGTCGTACCCGAGCCGACCACCTACGCCATGCTCGCTGGCGCCGCCGGTCTCGGCCTCGTGATGCTGCGTCGTCGCCGCCAAAGCTAA
- a CDS encoding DUF2809 domain-containing protein, whose protein sequence is MHRSRPINTVFLVVVLVLGLSTRRLPELWPPVIQAYGGDTLWALFVYLGIGWVFVRWSPNRVALVALSFSVLIELSQLYHAPWIDQIRATTLGALILGHGFLWSDLACYAVGVGMGWVMEGGPLRREGANAA, encoded by the coding sequence ATGCACCGCTCGCGTCCGATCAACACCGTATTCCTCGTCGTCGTGCTGGTCCTCGGGCTCAGCACGCGCCGCCTGCCGGAGCTGTGGCCGCCGGTCATTCAAGCCTATGGCGGCGATACGCTCTGGGCGCTGTTTGTGTATCTGGGGATCGGCTGGGTTTTCGTCCGTTGGTCGCCGAATCGTGTCGCGCTGGTGGCCTTGAGTTTTTCGGTGCTGATCGAGCTCAGCCAGCTCTACCACGCGCCATGGATCGACCAAATCCGCGCCACCACCCTCGGCGCGTTGATCCTCGGCCACGGTTTTCTCTGGAGCGACCTCGCTTGCTACGCGGTGGGCGTGGGCATGGGTTGGGTGATGGAAGGCGGCCCGCTGCGCCGAGAGGGGGCCAATGCGGCGTAG
- a CDS encoding L-rhamnose mutarotase, whose translation MARFVLNASFDMRHRVILKQRLRPGQVETYLRAHENIWPELEAEYRDLGVTDFSCFIHGRDILIFVETDPERVARAEGYPRPQDARWQQLMERIKDQEFGSVEYEEFYRMPMPEDCRV comes from the coding sequence GTGGCGCGATTCGTGCTGAATGCCAGTTTTGATATGCGGCACCGTGTGATCCTGAAACAGCGTCTGCGCCCCGGGCAGGTGGAAACCTACTTGCGCGCGCACGAAAACATCTGGCCCGAATTGGAGGCGGAATACCGAGACCTCGGCGTGACCGATTTCTCGTGTTTCATCCATGGGCGGGATATTCTCATCTTTGTCGAGACCGACCCGGAGCGCGTCGCCCGCGCCGAAGGTTACCCGCGCCCCCAGGATGCCCGCTGGCAACAGCTGATGGAGCGCATCAAGGATCAGGAATTCGGCAGCGTCGAATACGAAGAGTTTTACCGCATGCCCATGCCGGAAGACTGCCGGGTGTAG
- the uvrA gene encoding excinuclease ABC subunit UvrA, translating into MGEIHIKGARQHNLKDVEVRIPRDQLTVITGVSGSGKSSLAFDTLYAEGYRQYIDSLSPRARSVLEQLPRPDVDFIHGLSPVIAVEQHRNAGASPRSTVATVTEIADYARLLWSVAGEAHCPKDGGRIIRRSLDDAVNYLLQLGQERNGPRAMLLAPYLEAKPSVLRGELPHLRQRGFQRVRVAGKIVEIDQDDALPGGAKPLQLDLVIDRLVLREDQRSRIADSLELAFREAQDQALVLVEAREGQGDTLWTDEQGRVWQEVVVSQHLACEICGTTYAPVTPKTFSWNHPDGACPTCGGLGKMMRFEPTLLVPDPSVSVKKGAIKPLRLGSKRMIIQHNAILKQLAEQMSFDPNLPWQDLPEDVRERILYGAGDRVFQFKLKPGNTKPEEKRWEGVLALIDEIRRETSSDGLKARLVTYQSSGECPDCHGARLRAEARHVFVAGHTFNDFLQRDLTHAYSFVQSLEAGAGQDYEAFADVVSGLKGRLHFLNEVGLGYLSLDREYASLSGGEAQRARLATQLGLGLVGVTYVLDEPTIGLHPHDTAALVRTLQDLRDRGNTVVVVEHDEDVMHPADYLLEFGPGAGEYGGHVIFAGTVDAAKGDKKSLTGRYLSGRVKVEKSTDTLLPGRLKVPEGTDIAVPRDHIERGDRAGWVVIEGAYEHNLRDLTVAFPVGLLTCVTGVSGSGKSTLVNDILGDAAARALNRAKSIPGRHKGLLGLDHFERLVRVDQEPIGRSPRSNPATYTKIFDELRALYAQTPLSKVRGYGPSRFSFNVRGGRCERCQGDGMIKLDMQFLNDVYTECPSCHGQRYNRETLEVRFRGLSIAEVLGLTVDEAYNVFQRVPKLAPKLETLQAVGLGYLRLGQAAHTLSGGEAQRIKLSLELSKRSTAPTLYLLDEPTTGLHWADIQQLMDLLFRLRDQGHTVIIIEHQVDVIRLADWVIDLGPGGGDEGGELLYAGPPSGLKKVERSRTGKCL; encoded by the coding sequence ATGGGCGAAATTCACATCAAGGGCGCGCGGCAGCATAACCTGAAAGACGTGGAGGTGCGCATCCCGCGCGACCAGTTGACCGTGATCACCGGGGTGAGCGGCAGCGGCAAGAGTTCGCTCGCCTTCGATACCCTCTACGCCGAGGGCTACCGGCAGTATATCGACAGCCTCAGCCCCCGTGCGCGCTCGGTGCTGGAGCAGTTGCCGCGGCCCGATGTCGACTTTATCCACGGCCTCTCGCCGGTCATCGCGGTCGAGCAGCACCGCAACGCCGGGGCCAGCCCGCGCAGCACGGTTGCGACCGTGACGGAGATTGCCGACTACGCGCGCCTGCTCTGGTCGGTGGCCGGGGAGGCGCATTGCCCCAAGGATGGTGGCCGGATCATCCGCCGGAGCCTCGACGACGCGGTCAACTACCTCCTGCAGCTCGGCCAAGAGCGTAACGGCCCGCGTGCGATGTTGCTCGCGCCCTATCTGGAGGCCAAGCCCAGCGTGCTGCGCGGCGAGTTGCCCCACCTGCGGCAGCGGGGCTTCCAGCGCGTGCGCGTGGCGGGCAAGATCGTGGAGATCGACCAGGACGACGCGCTGCCCGGTGGTGCCAAACCCCTCCAGCTCGACCTCGTGATCGACCGCCTCGTGCTGCGCGAAGACCAGCGCTCCCGCATCGCAGATTCGCTGGAGCTGGCCTTCCGCGAGGCGCAGGATCAGGCGCTCGTGTTGGTCGAGGCCCGGGAAGGGCAGGGGGACACCCTTTGGACCGACGAGCAGGGCCGCGTGTGGCAGGAAGTGGTCGTGAGCCAGCACCTCGCCTGCGAAATCTGCGGCACGACCTACGCCCCCGTCACGCCCAAGACCTTTTCGTGGAACCACCCCGACGGCGCGTGCCCGACCTGCGGCGGCCTGGGCAAGATGATGCGTTTCGAGCCCACGCTGCTCGTGCCCGATCCGTCGGTGTCGGTCAAGAAGGGCGCGATCAAGCCCCTGCGGCTCGGGTCCAAGCGCATGATCATCCAGCACAACGCGATCCTCAAGCAGTTGGCCGAGCAGATGTCGTTCGACCCCAACCTGCCGTGGCAGGACCTGCCGGAAGACGTGCGCGAGCGGATCCTCTACGGCGCGGGCGACCGCGTCTTCCAGTTCAAGCTCAAGCCCGGCAACACCAAGCCGGAGGAGAAGCGTTGGGAGGGCGTGCTGGCGCTGATCGACGAGATCCGCCGCGAGACGAGCAGCGACGGCCTCAAGGCCCGCCTCGTCACCTACCAGAGCAGCGGCGAGTGCCCGGACTGCCATGGCGCGCGCCTGCGGGCGGAGGCGCGGCACGTCTTTGTGGCCGGGCATACCTTCAACGATTTCCTCCAGCGCGACCTCACGCACGCCTACAGCTTCGTGCAAAGCCTGGAAGCCGGGGCGGGGCAGGATTACGAGGCCTTTGCGGACGTGGTCAGCGGCTTGAAGGGCCGCTTGCACTTTCTCAACGAAGTCGGCCTCGGCTACCTCTCGCTCGACCGCGAATATGCGAGCCTCAGCGGTGGCGAGGCCCAACGGGCGCGCCTGGCCACTCAACTCGGCCTCGGGCTGGTGGGGGTGACGTATGTGCTCGACGAGCCCACCATCGGCCTGCACCCGCACGACACCGCCGCACTCGTCCGCACGCTGCAGGACTTGCGCGACCGGGGCAACACGGTGGTCGTGGTCGAGCACGATGAAGACGTGATGCACCCGGCGGATTACCTGCTGGAGTTTGGCCCCGGAGCGGGCGAATACGGCGGCCACGTCATCTTTGCCGGCACGGTCGATGCGGCCAAGGGCGACAAGAAGTCGCTCACGGGCCGCTACCTCAGTGGGCGCGTGAAGGTCGAGAAAAGCACCGATACCCTCCTGCCGGGCCGCCTCAAGGTGCCGGAGGGCACCGACATTGCCGTGCCGCGCGACCACATCGAGCGCGGCGACCGCGCAGGCTGGGTCGTGATCGAAGGCGCTTACGAGCACAACCTGCGCGACTTGACCGTCGCCTTCCCGGTGGGGCTGCTGACCTGCGTGACGGGGGTCTCCGGCAGCGGCAAGAGTACGCTCGTCAACGACATCCTGGGCGATGCGGCGGCGCGCGCGCTGAATCGGGCCAAGAGCATCCCCGGCCGCCACAAGGGCTTGCTTGGGCTCGATCACTTCGAGAGGCTGGTCCGGGTCGATCAGGAGCCGATTGGCCGCAGTCCGCGCAGCAACCCGGCCACGTATACCAAGATTTTCGACGAGCTGCGCGCGCTCTACGCCCAGACGCCCCTCTCCAAGGTGCGCGGCTACGGGCCCAGCCGGTTCAGCTTCAACGTGCGCGGCGGGCGCTGCGAGCGGTGTCAGGGCGACGGCATGATCAAGCTCGACATGCAGTTCCTCAACGACGTTTACACCGAGTGCCCGAGCTGTCACGGCCAGCGTTACAACCGCGAGACGCTCGAAGTGCGCTTCCGGGGCTTGAGCATCGCCGAAGTGCTCGGCCTGACCGTCGACGAGGCTTACAACGTCTTCCAGCGCGTGCCCAAGCTGGCCCCCAAGCTCGAAACGCTGCAGGCGGTGGGCCTCGGCTATCTGCGGCTGGGCCAAGCCGCGCACACCCTCAGCGGCGGCGAGGCCCAGCGCATCAAGCTGTCGCTCGAGCTGAGCAAACGCAGCACCGCCCCAACGCTTTACCTGCTCGACGAGCCGACCACGGGCCTGCACTGGGCCGACATCCAGCAGCTGATGGACTTGCTCTTCCGCTTGCGCGACCAAGGGCATACGGTGATCATCATCGAGCACCAGGTCGACGTGATCCGCCTCGCCGATTGGGTCATCGACCTCGGCCCCGGCGGCGGCGATGAAGGCGGCGAGCTGCTCTACGCCGGGCCACCTTCGGGTCTGAAAAAGGTCGAGCGCAGTCGTACGGGCAAGTGCTTGTAG
- a CDS encoding ABC transporter ATP-binding protein, translating into MATLGWSWRDVCLPVGSWPRRRTLLRLPELDLPPQGLVLLLGDPGSGKSTLLRWLWTRWRERSTRARMVPERFAFPPGTRLQTLLAGISWPEGLPTAGLDLAQRVDGLSRGQRQLVALASLERVPVWLLDEPLLGLDLAQAHETAGWLQSLAQDRLIVAASHRWECFLPLDPYVLVLAEGGCAYQGSLAALVDQAEARLTIANAAGELQPPGIDLAAVKRFLALV; encoded by the coding sequence ATGGCCACCTTGGGCTGGAGCTGGCGCGACGTTTGCCTGCCGGTCGGCTCCTGGCCGCGCCGCCGGACGTTGTTGCGGCTGCCAGAGCTCGACCTGCCGCCGCAGGGCCTGGTCTTGCTGCTGGGCGACCCCGGCTCGGGCAAGAGCACGCTGCTGCGCTGGTTGTGGACGCGCTGGCGGGAACGTAGCACCCGCGCTCGCATGGTGCCGGAGCGCTTTGCCTTCCCGCCCGGCACTCGGCTACAGACGCTGTTGGCGGGTATTTCGTGGCCGGAGGGCCTGCCGACCGCCGGTCTGGATCTCGCCCAGCGGGTCGATGGGCTGAGCCGGGGGCAGCGTCAACTGGTGGCGCTCGCGAGCCTGGAGCGTGTGCCCGTCTGGCTGCTCGACGAGCCGCTGCTGGGGCTCGATCTTGCTCAGGCGCATGAGACGGCGGGCTGGCTGCAATCGCTGGCTCAAGACCGCCTGATCGTGGCCGCCTCGCACCGCTGGGAGTGCTTTTTGCCGCTCGACCCCTACGTGCTGGTGCTGGCGGAGGGCGGCTGTGCCTATCAGGGCTCACTTGCGGCGTTGGTCGATCAAGCCGAGGCTCGCCTGACGATCGCCAATGCGGCGGGTGAACTCCAGCCGCCGGGGATAGATCTTGCGGCGGTGAAACGCTTTTTGGCCCTGGTATGA
- a CDS encoding pectinesterase family protein, giving the protein MKKTWLIFLFAWLASQLCALQPDAVVALDGSGDYTSIEDAIYGAREKVEGEPRWIILVKPGVYRERVYVQRERGNIALIGEDVETTILVNDFSANLEDKDGEKIGTFRTQTMHLDGDGLIIENMTISNDAGRVGQALALRIDADQVVLRNCRLLGWQDTLLVNRGRHYFEDCYIEGAVDYIFGGATAVFKGCTLHSVGNGYITAASTPYDQEHGLVFIDCQITGAEGVQTYLGRPWRAHAQTTFINTEMSETVRPEGWHNWGKKQREETTRYAEYGSTGPGGDLTQRVDWAKQLKKREASKLTPAKIFGDWDIPAKVSE; this is encoded by the coding sequence ATGAAAAAGACTTGGCTCATATTTCTCTTCGCCTGGCTGGCTTCCCAGCTCTGCGCGCTCCAGCCCGACGCCGTGGTGGCGCTCGACGGCAGCGGCGACTACACCTCGATCGAAGACGCCATCTACGGCGCGCGTGAAAAGGTCGAAGGCGAACCCCGCTGGATTATCCTCGTTAAGCCCGGCGTTTACCGCGAGCGCGTCTACGTGCAGCGCGAGCGCGGCAACATCGCCCTGATCGGCGAAGACGTGGAGACGACCATCCTCGTCAACGACTTCAGCGCCAACCTTGAAGACAAGGACGGCGAGAAGATCGGCACTTTCCGCACCCAGACGATGCACCTCGACGGCGACGGCTTGATCATCGAAAACATGACGATCTCCAACGACGCAGGTCGGGTGGGGCAGGCGCTCGCGCTGCGCATCGACGCCGACCAGGTCGTGTTGCGCAACTGCCGCCTGCTGGGTTGGCAAGACACGCTGCTGGTCAACCGGGGCCGCCACTACTTCGAAGACTGCTACATCGAGGGCGCGGTCGACTACATTTTCGGCGGCGCGACTGCCGTCTTCAAGGGCTGCACGCTTCACTCGGTCGGCAATGGCTATATCACGGCCGCCTCCACGCCCTACGATCAGGAGCACGGCCTCGTCTTTATCGACTGCCAGATCACCGGCGCGGAAGGTGTGCAGACCTACCTCGGGCGCCCTTGGCGCGCGCATGCGCAGACGACGTTTATCAACACCGAGATGAGCGAAACCGTGCGCCCGGAAGGCTGGCACAACTGGGGCAAGAAGCAGCGCGAGGAGACTACCCGCTACGCCGAATACGGCAGCACCGGCCCCGGCGGCGACCTGACTCAGCGCGTAGATTGGGCCAAGCAGCTGAAGAAGCGCGAAGCCTCCAAGCTCACCCCTGCAAAGATCTTCGGCGACTGGGACATCCCGGCCAAGGTGAGTGAATAG
- a CDS encoding acylphosphatase — protein sequence MAAEITHLQARFHGRVQGVGFRFYTLQLAKGYAVSGYVRNEPDGTVAMEVEGEDGEVRRFLADLRERMAAFVRQCDERYQRREPQFSGFNLG from the coding sequence ATGGCTGCCGAGATCACGCACTTGCAGGCCCGCTTTCATGGCCGCGTCCAGGGGGTTGGGTTCCGTTTCTACACCCTTCAACTGGCGAAGGGCTATGCCGTTTCGGGCTACGTTCGCAACGAGCCCGATGGCACCGTCGCGATGGAAGTCGAGGGCGAAGACGGCGAGGTGCGGCGTTTTCTGGCCGACTTGCGCGAGCGCATGGCCGCCTTTGTCCGCCAGTGCGATGAGCGCTACCAGCGCCGCGAACCCCAGTTTTCGGGCTTCAACCTCGGTTGA